A stretch of DNA from Clostridia bacterium:
GTGTGCTTGCGGCGCGGTCAACTCGGGCAAATTCTGCTCGGCTTGCGGCAAACCCAAACCCTCGGGCTGGTTCTGCCCCAACTGCGGCAGAAGCAACGACTCCTCGATGAACTTCTGCCCCGACTGCGGCACGCGTAAACCCTAATGGAACCAGAAGTATTTGAAGATTCGAAAGAAGCGTCCTCGCTTACCTGTCCCGGATGCGGCGCTCCCATCAAATACGATCCCGAAAAGGGGGAGTTTTGCTGTGAGTACTGCGGTAGCAGTTTCTCCTATCAACAGATGGAGGAGTATCGCCGCCAAGAAGCCGAGGCGAAGAAAGAGGACGAGGCCTTCGACGCGCAACTTCGGGAGTACGCTTGTCCCTCCTGCGGCGCGTCTATTTTGGCGGACGAGACCACCGTGGCGCAGTTTTGCGCCTATTGCGGCAATCCCGTTATTCTCAAAGGCAGGGTGACGGGGCAACTCAAGCCGCAGAAGATCATTCCTTTCGCCGTCGGCAAAGAGAAAGCCATCGAGATCCTCAAGGGAGTGCTGTCCAAAAAGCCCTTTGTGCCCAACGATTTCAAGCGCGAGTCCACGTTGGACAAAATCACGGGCATCTATCATCCTTTTTGGATGACGGACGCGGATACCGATTGCGCGTTGAACGCCGACGCCACCAAGGTCAAGGTGTGGGTGACGGGCAACAAGCAATATACGCGCACCGACTACTACGACGTGTGGCGCCGCGCGGACATTCACTTCGAGGACATTGCGACCAACGCGTTGCAGAGCGCGGACAAAGTCTTGATGGAGGGCGTGCTGCCCTATCCCGTCGAGGCGCACCGCGACTTCGATATGAGTTATTTGTCGGGCTTTTTCGCCAAGCGCAACGACCTCACGCGCGAGGACGTCAAGAGCGAGGTGGCCAAACGGATGCGCAGCTATTCGCAGCAGCTCCTCTCTGGGACCATTCGCGGGTACGATACGGTCAAGGTCACCAAAAACGCCGTCATCGTCAACAAGTGCAACTGGGACTACACCCTTTTGCCCATTTGGGTGCTCAACTACCGCTATCACGGCAAGACCTACGTCTTCGCCATCAACGGTTATACGGGCAAGATGTTCGGCGATTTGCCGCTCAGTCGGCCGAAGATGGGCATTACCTTCGGTAGCATTGCCGTAGGCTTAGCCACCGTCCTCAGTTTGATAGGAGGGCTTCTGCTGTGAAAAAATTGCCTGTCATTTTACTTTTGATAGTAGTAGCGGTCGTTTCGGTGCTGGCCTTTTCGGGGTGCGTAGCGGACAAAAATCGCACGACCTTCCTATATGACGAAAAGGGGTTGTTCTCCGCCGAGCAAGTGGCGCAAATCAACGAGGCGTGCGCCAAGACCACCAAGAAGTACGGCGTGACCATGCTCGTGGCCACCACCAATCGCACGAATAACTTCGCGGATATGAACGGGGAGCAATTCCTCGCCGCGCAAGGGCTCTCGGACAAGGACGACTATATCCTCATCATCATCAACGCCAATGGCTACCAAGATAACTACCACTTCGACCTCTACAAGTACGGTCGTGCGGCCACGCGTTTGTCCGAGGGCGAGGCGAGCGACGCGATATGGTCTATCTACGGCGACTACATCGTGTCCAACGATAGCGGCGTCGCGGCTGACGGCGTGGTGGGTATGCTCAAAATGTTGGGCAAATCCTACGACGGTATGCCCCTGTGGCTCAACATCGTCATCGGCGTAGCCATCGGCCTCATCGTGGCGGGCGTGGTAGCCGCGCGCATTTCCAAGGGTTACAGCCGCAAGCGCAAGAACGAGACGTATCCTTTGGATAAGTATTGTCAAATGGCCCTCAACGGGCACGAGGACAAGTTCCTCCGCAGCACCACCACCGTGGTCGTTATCAACAATTCCTCGGGCGGCGGTCGCAGCGGCGGCGGTGGTTCCCATTCCTCGGGTGGCGGCGGTGGCGGCGGTCACGCCGGCGGCCGATAAGGGCAGATAAATAAATGTTAATAAAAACAGCACAACTCACGAGGTTGTGCTGTTTTTAACACTATTGGATTATTTTAATT
This window harbors:
- a CDS encoding zinc ribbon domain-containing protein, giving the protein MEPEVFEDSKEASSLTCPGCGAPIKYDPEKGEFCCEYCGSSFSYQQMEEYRRQEAEAKKEDEAFDAQLREYACPSCGASILADETTVAQFCAYCGNPVILKGRVTGQLKPQKIIPFAVGKEKAIEILKGVLSKKPFVPNDFKRESTLDKITGIYHPFWMTDADTDCALNADATKVKVWVTGNKQYTRTDYYDVWRRADIHFEDIATNALQSADKVLMEGVLPYPVEAHRDFDMSYLSGFFAKRNDLTREDVKSEVAKRMRSYSQQLLSGTIRGYDTVKVTKNAVIVNKCNWDYTLLPIWVLNYRYHGKTYVFAINGYTGKMFGDLPLSRPKMGITFGSIAVGLATVLSLIGGLLL
- a CDS encoding TPM domain-containing protein — encoded protein: MKKLPVILLLIVVAVVSVLAFSGCVADKNRTTFLYDEKGLFSAEQVAQINEACAKTTKKYGVTMLVATTNRTNNFADMNGEQFLAAQGLSDKDDYILIIINANGYQDNYHFDLYKYGRAATRLSEGEASDAIWSIYGDYIVSNDSGVAADGVVGMLKMLGKSYDGMPLWLNIVIGVAIGLIVAGVVAARISKGYSRKRKNETYPLDKYCQMALNGHEDKFLRSTTTVVVINNSSGGGRSGGGGSHSSGGGGGGGHAGGR